In one window of Rhinoderma darwinii isolate aRhiDar2 chromosome 7, aRhiDar2.hap1, whole genome shotgun sequence DNA:
- the DMRTA2 gene encoding doublesex- and mab-3-related transcription factor A2, translated as MEISGAPSGSQVPQTTSSTSIPVTMAGTLLRGPQLLLRATEKYPRTPKCARCRNHGVVSALKGHKRYCRWKDCMCAKCTLIAERQRVMAAQVALRRQQAQEENEARELQLLYGTAEGLALAAANGIIPPRPAYEVFGSMCQESGSETKIQKFELFPKNLIPRSVTPQQLTPGAKPVTPDSESVTGSARGTSSPDVRPGSGSENGDGESFLSSPMCKVMKEGEESPSSISPLGSESGSDAEKDEQDPSSSSARQRTPIDILTRVFPTQKRSILELVLQGCGGDVVQAIEQILNNRGQEKGDETWSREAALQSIQPSMSTTHRPLIAGAITPAIGTLGSRSAFSPLQPNAAHFGTETNTYQLGGHLGLNPLRLAYSAHSRGLAFMTPYSTAGFMPTLGFRPPMDYAFSDLMRDRANVHKDQVYSNGLYGSVVNNATEKQ; from the exons ATGGAGATAAGCGGGGCCCCTTCTGGATCTCAGGTCCCCCAGACCACCAGCTCCACCTCTATTCCAGTCACTATGGCCGGAACCCTCCTGCGGGGTCCCCAGTTGCTTTTACGCGCAACAGAAAAATATCCCCGCACCCCAAAGTGCGCCCGCTGCCGGAATCATGGGGTGGTGTCGGCGCTCAAGGGCCACAAGCGTTACTGTCGCTGGAAGGACTGTATGTGTGCCAAGTGCACGCTGATTGCGGAGCGCCAGAGAGTCATGGCTGCACAAGTTGCGCTCCGCAGGCAACAGGCGCAGGAGGAGAACGAAGCGCGGGAGCTGCAGTTGCTGTACGGGACTGCGGAGGGGCTAGCACTGGCCGCGGCCAACGGCATCATTCCACCCCGACCAGCCTATGAGGTGTTCGGGTCGATGTGTCAAGAAAGTGGCTCAG aaacAAAGATCCAGAAGTTTGAGCTGTTCCCTAAGAACCTCATTCCCAGGTCTGTGACCCCCCAGCAACTAACCCCTGGTGCAAAACCAGTGACCCCGGACAGTGAATCAGTGACTGGAAGTGCCCGAGGTACCTCCTCCCCAGATGTGAGGCCAGGGTCTGGTTCTGAAAACGGGGATGGTGAATCCTTCCTCAGTTCCCCCATGTGCAAAGTCATGAAGGAAGGTGAGGAGAGCCCAAGCTCCATCAGTCCACTGGGGTCTGAGTCTGGATCTGATGCAGAGAAAGATGAGCAGGACCCAAGTTCTTCTTCAGCCAGGCAGAGGACCCCCATAGATATCCTGACCAGGGTGTTCCCCACCCAGAAGAGGAGTATTTTGGAGCTTGTTCTTCAAGGATGTGGTGGGGACGTGGTCCAAGCCATAGAGCAGATATTGAACAACAGAGGGCAGGAAAAGGGTGACGAGACCTGGTCTAGAGAGGCTGCCCTACAAAGTATCCAACCATCAATGTCCACCACACATAGACCCCTCATAGCTGGGGCCATCACCCCCGCCATTGGGACACTAGGAAGCAGGTCTGCCTTTTCTCCACTGCAGCCTAATGCTGCCCATTTTGGAACAGAGACCAACACCTACCAGTTGGGTGGACATTTAGGGCTCAACCCTTTGAGGTTGGCATATTCTGCACACAGCAGGGGACTTGCCTTTATGACCCCATATTCCACAGCTGGGTTCATGCCGACACTAGGGTTTCGTCCACCCATGGACTATGCATTTAGTGACCTAATGAGGGACAGGGCCAATGTCCACAAAGACCAGGTTTACTCCAATGGGCTTTACGGTTCTGTAGTCAATAATGCTACAGAGAAACAATGA